The Corvus moneduloides isolate bCorMon1 chromosome 18, bCorMon1.pri, whole genome shotgun sequence genome window below encodes:
- the GOLGA3 gene encoding golgin subfamily A member 3 isoform X1, with product MDSSSVQQDVHLENRSSNGAPGTSEELLDCKAKSQLVTTDEINTTSNNINEVPNEEGSLEINSKVDACQNGPKSFCPDSPVSFDPTSSEQGEESSPGVTGFHDSLRKSQGTSAEGIALRKEALQSLKLSLPMQETELCSVESSLPLENEEQIRLQARRRLEEQLKQYRVKRHQERSSQSTSKTRPSSTLDPELMLNPEILPRASTVAMTKEYSFLRTSVPRGPKLGSLGLPASSKERRSSKSKASKIRSLADYRTEDSDTQNATGNSVATDLSGGALTQSRSGPTSVVSEISLPSDVDDRIENSSLAGDSISEIDGSEVGMRLDGNESDSSTYSSVSGKGLYSSLRNAEGKQDTPYTINGQKIHPEAMGQFPSISEVLQAAAVEHQAQEQEVNGEVRSRRDSISSSVSMESSIAGTHDEMLQVMKEKMRLEGQLEALSLEANQALKEKAELQAQLAALNMKLQAQMEHSQNSQQKQESLSSEVATLKQSCWDLERAMADLQNALEAKNASLASSNNDLQLAEEQYQRLLQKVEDMQKNVLTRDSTVHDLRQQLASLQTQLQKVQLERTTLTNKLKASETEITSLQNVRQWYQQQLVLAQEARVRLQSEMANIQAGQMTQAGMLEHLKLENVALSQQLTETQHRSIKEKERIAAQLQNIEADMLDQEAAFMQIQEAKTMVEEDLQRKLEEFEDEKEQLQKMADSAATLEQELEKVKLTLHQRDLQLESLQQEHLDLMKQLTLTQETLHTKEQSLDDLQTQYDELKARLEEFQSDATSKDDMIQYLQNEKIVLEVALQAAKASKEQLDEGAVRLGEDTEVTSQMLEQLKQEMAVKSSQVENLQQENASLKKQLQKVKEQFLQQKVMVEAYRRDASSKDQLICELKATKKRLDSELKEIKRELLKIQVEKQSLESEHAKLQKEVSQVHQQMVEIENHLQSVQKERDDMETRLQSLQFDKEQMESLAEANQALKQQVEQMQEEAKKAITEQKQKMKRLGSDLTSAQKEMKAKHKAYENAVSILSRRLQESLTAKESAEAELSKLKAQITDGGNDQIAQEKIQALKTELRAVSSSKLMLEKELQEVISLTSQELEEYREKVLELEDELQESRGFRKKIKRLEEINKKLTLELEHERGKLTGLSQSNAALREHNNILETALAKREADLVQLNLQVQAVLKRKEEEDQQMQQLIQALQASLEKEKLKVKDLQKQEAAAKADAAHNRRHHRAAMLELSEIKKELHAKELLVQALQAEVDKLQVEDEKHSQEVSQFQQELAEARSQLQVLQKNLDDKLSEQPLVNQEVEDLKWEVERKEREIETLKQQLDMTEQRSHKELEGIQVVLQNIKTELEMVREDLSVAQKDKFMLQAKVTELKNSMKSLLQQNQQLKLDLKHGKMKKRKELKGENNSSNPVTPVKIPDCPVPAALLEELLKPTAVSKEPLKNLNSCLRQLKQEMDSLQRQMEEHTITVHESMSSWTQIEGKLMDLTSTSPTTASDQQEISTADEKNENCSVSDKEALTL from the exons ATGGACTCCTCATCTGTCCAGCAGGATGTTCACTTGGAGAACAGAAGTAGTAATGGGGCTCCTGGCACCTCTGAAGAACTTTTAGATTGTAAAGCCAAGTCTCAGCTAGTTACTACAGATGAAATTAACA CTACCAGTAATAACATCAATGAAGTGCCAAATGAAGAGGGAAGTCTGGAGATAAACAGCAAAGTGGACGCCTGCCAGAATGGGCCAAAGTCGTTCTGCCCCGACTCTCCTGTATCTTTTGATCCCACCAGCAGTGAACAGGGTGAAGAGTCATCCCCAGGTGTGACTGGTTTCCATGACAGCCTAAGGAAGTCTCAGGGAACTAGTGCTGAGGGCATAGCTCTTAGAAAAGAAGCTTTGCAGTCTCTCAAACTAAGTCTTCCCATGCAAGAAACTGAATTGT GCTCAGTAGAGTCTTCACTGCCATTGGAGAATGAAGAACAGATCAGACTTCAGGCAAGAAGGCGTCTGGAAGAACAGCTCAAGCAATACCGAGTGAAGAGACATCAAGAAAGA tcGAGTCAGTCTACATCCAAAACCCGTCCCTCCAGCACCCTGGATCCTGAGCTGATGTTAAATCCAGAAATCCTGCCAAGAGCCAGCACTGTAGCGATGACAAAAGAATACTCCTTTTTGCGGACCAGTGTCCCCAGGGGGCCAAAGCTGGGTAGCTTGGGACTTCCAGCATCgtcaaaagaaagaagaagttCAAAATCTAAGGCCAGCAAGATCCGGTCCTTGGCTGACTACAGAACTGAAGATTCAGACACTCAAAATGCTACTGGGAATTCTGTGGCTACTGACTTATCTGGGGGGGCTCTGACACAAAGCAGAAGTGGTCCAACATCAGTTGTTTCTGAGATCAGTCTGCCCTCTGATGTGGATGATCGAATAGAGAATTCCTCATTGGCAGGAGACAGCATTTCAGAGATTGATGGGAGTGAAGTGGGAATGAGGCTGGATGGAAATGAGAGCGACAGCTCTACCTACAGCAGTGTGTCAGGGAAAGGGCTGTATAGCAGTTTACGGAATGCAGAAGGCAAACAGGATACTCCATATACAATAAATGGCCAGAAGATACATCCTGAAGCAATGGGGCAATTTCCTTCCATCAGTGAggtgctgcaggctgcagcagtggagCATCAGGCCCAAGAGCAAGAAGTTAATGGAGAGGTACGGAGCAGGAGAGACAGTATTTCTAGCAG TGTTTCTATGGAAAGCTCTATCGCAGGAACTCATGATGAGATGTTGCAGGTTATGAAGGAGAAGATGAGACTTGAAGGGCAACTAGAAGCACTCTCACTAGAAGCTAATCAG GCTCTCAAAGAGAAGGCTGAGCTACAAGcccaacttgcagctttgaACATGAAGCTTCAGGCACAGATGGAGCACAGCCAAAACagccagcagaagcaggaatCTCTGAGCTCAGAAGTGGCCACATTAAAGCAGTCTTGCTGGGATCTGGAACGAGCAATGGCTGACCTGCAAAATGCCTTGGAAGCAAAGAATGCCAGTTTGGCTTCTTCAAACAATGATCTGCAGTTAGCAGAGGAGCAGTACCAGAGACTCCTGCAGAAGGTTGAAGATATGCAAAAAAATGTTCTCACCAGAGACAGCACAG TTCACGACCTGCGACAGCAGTTGGCTTCCTTGCAGACCCAGCTTCAGAAGGTGCAGCTGGAACGGACCACGCTGACCAACAAGCTGAAGGCATCTGAAACAGAGATCACATCTCTCCAAAATGTGAGGCAGTGgtaccagcagcagctggtccTGGCACAGGAAGCCCGTGTCCGGCTGCAGAGTGAGATGGCCAATATACAG gCTGGGCAAATGACTCAAGCAGGTATGTTGGAACATCTCAAACTAGAGAATGTGGCACTGTCTCAGCAGCTGACTGAAACCCAGCACAGGTCCATTAAAGAAAAGGAACGTATTGCAGCACAGCTACAAAATATTGAG GCTGACATGTTAGATCAAGAAGCTGCCTTCATGCAGATCCAGGAGGCTAAAACCATGGTGGAAGAAGACTTGCAGAGAAAACTAGAGGAGTTTGAGGATGAGAAAGAACAGCTTCAGAAGATGGCTGATTCTGCAGCAACACTGGAGCAAGAATTGGAAAAG GTCAAGTTGACTTTGCATCAGCGAGATCTGCAGCTTGAATCCTTGCAGCAAGAACACCTCGACCTAATGAAGCAATTGACTCTAACCCAAGAGACACTGCACACCAAAGAGCAGTCCCTGGATGACCTGCAAACACAGTATGATGAACTGAAGGCCAGGTTAGAAGAGTTCCAGAGTGATGCTACTTCTAAAGATGACATGATCCAGTATTTGCAGAATGAGAAGATTGTGTTGGAAGTCgctctgcaggcagcaaaaGCAAGTAAAGAGCAACTTGATGAAGGAGCAGTGCGCCTTGGAGAAGATACAGAAGTAACATCACAAATGTTGGAGCAGCTGAAGCAAGAAATGGCAGTCAAATCAAGCCAG GTGGAAAATCTGCAACAAGAAAATGCCAGCCTCAAAAAACAGCTTCAAAAAGTGAAGGAAcagttcctgcagcagaag GTCATGGTGGAAGCTTACCGGAGGGATGCAAGTTCCAAGGACCAGCTGATTTGTGAGCTGAAAGCTACAAAGAAGCGGCTGGACTCAGAGCTGAAGGAGATAAAACGAGAGCTGCTGAAAATCCAAGTTGAAAAACAGTCCCTCGAATCTGAGCATGCAAAACTACAGAAGGAAGTGTCTCAGGTTCACCAGCAAATGGTGGAAATAGAAAATCACCTCCAGTCAGTGCAGAAAGAACGAGATGATATGGAAACACGCCTACAG TCTTTGCAGTTCGATAAGGAGCAAATGGAATCTCTTGCTGAGGCAAATCAGGCATTAAAACAACAAGTAGAACAAATGCAAGAGGAAGCAAAGAA GGCGATTacagagcagaaacagaaaatgaagcgTCTCGGGTCAGACCTGACAAGCGCTCAGAAagagatgaaagcaaaacacaaagcCTATGAGAATGCAGTCAGCATTCTCAGTCGGAGGCTGCAGGAATCTCTGACTGCAAAGGAAtctgctgaggcagagctgagcaaaCTAAAAGCACAAATTACTGATGGTGGGAACGACCAGATTGCTCAG GAGAAGATTCAAGCTCTGAAGACAGAACTgagagctgtgagcagcagtAAGTTGATGCTGGAAAAAGAGTTGCAAGAAGTGATTTCACTGACCAGCCAGGAGCTTGAAGAGTACAGAGAGAAAGTCCTGGAACTTGAGGATGAG CTTCAGGAATCTAGAGGCTTCAGGAAGAAGATAAAACGTTTAGAAGAAATTAATAAGAAGTTGACCCTTGAACTGGAACACGAACGTGGAAAACTTACAGGTCTCAGTCAGTCCAACGCTGCTTTGAGGGAGCACAATAATATCCTCGAAACAGCATTGGCAAAAAGAGAGGCAGACTTGGTACAACTGAATCTACAG GTTCAGGCAGTCCTAAAGcggaaagaggaagaggatcAGCAAATGCAACAACTTATTCAAGCTCTACAGGCTTCcctagagaaagaaaagttaaaagttAAAGACCTTCAGAAGCAG gaagcagcagccaaagcagacgCAGCCCATAACCGCCGACACCACCGGGCGGCGATGCTCGAGCTCAGTGAGATCAAGAAGGAGCTCCACGCCAAAGAACTGCTGGTCCAGGCCCTGCAGGCTGAGGTGGACAAGCTGCA GGTAGAGGATGAAAAACATTCCCAGGAAGTATCTCAGTTTCAGCAAGAGCTGGCAGAAGCCAGATCTCAGCTCCAAGTTCTGCAGAAAAACCTGGATGACAAACTTAGTGAACAGCCTCTAGTAAACCAAGAG GTGGAAGACCTGAAGTGGGAAGTAGAAcgaaaagaaagagaaattgaaacacttaagcagcagctggacatgaCTGAACAGCGCAGCCACAAGGAGTTAGAAGGGATACAAGTTGTCTTGCAG AATATCAagacagagctggaaatggTGAGGGAAGACCTGTCAGTGGCTCAGAAGGATAAGTTTATGCTGCAAGCTAAAGTGACTGAACTGAAGAACAGCATGAagtcactgctgcagcaaaaccagcaactGAAGTTGGACCTGAAGCATGGCAAGATGAAGAAG AGGAAAGAACTGAAAGGCGAGAATAACTCTTCCAATCCTGTGACTCCAGTCAAGATTCCTGATTGTCCAGTGCCTGCTGCCTTGCTGGAAGAACTGTTGAAACCAACAGCTGTGAGCAAGGAGCCTTTAAAGAATCTGAACAGCTGTCTCCGGCAATTAAA GCAAGAAATGGACAGCCTTCAGCGCCAGATGGAGGAACACACCATTACAGTACATGAATCAATGTCTTCATGGACTCAGATTGAGGGCAAGTTAATGGACCTTACTTCTACAAGTCCCACAACTGCATCAGACCAGCAGGAGATTTCTACTGCAGATGAAAAGAACGAGAATTGTAGTGTTAGTGACAAGGAAGCTTTGACACTATAA